The sequence CCGCGCGGTGCTGCGGCGGACCCGCCCGTCACTCAGCGAAGAGCGGCTGGTGTGCCACGACATCATCATGGATCTCGCCACTCACCGGGTGTCCCGTCGCAACAAGCACATCCACCTCGGCCCCACCGAATTCCGGCTGCTGCGCCTGTTCATGGAGCGACCGTACCGGGTGTTTACCCGCGAGCAATTGCTCGACAAGGCGTGGGGTCGTGACATCCACGTCGAACTGCGCACCGTCGACGTGCACATTCGCCGGCTGCGCAAGGCGCTCGGCGCTCATGGCGACGAGGACGTCATTCGCACGGTGCGCGGCACCGGCTACGCGCTCGACGTCGACCATGGGGTCAACTGACCGGATTCGCTGGAACTCCACCGCTTCAGCTCCGCCCGCACCGTCCCGACGAGAGCGAGGGATCAGCGCCTAAGCCTGCCTCGTTACGTTCGGTAGCGGAATTCTGCTGGAAGCATGCTATATCTCGGGGCATGGATGGTGACATTCCCGTGTCCGAGGCCCGATTGTGCGCGCCGGCCGCTTATCTCGGGCTGCTGAACGCAGGTCAGGCCGAGGCGGTGCAGGCGACGGAGGGGCCGGTGCTGGTACTGGCCGGTGCCGGTACCGGCAAGACGCGGGTGCTCACCGCCCGGCTCGCTCACATCCTTGCGACCGGTCGCGCCCGACCGTGGCAGGTGCTGGCCGTGACCTTTACCAACAAGGCGGCGCGCGAGATGCGCGAGCGCGTGGTCGGGCTGCTCGACTGTTCGGTCGAAGGCTGGTGGGTCGGTACCTTCCATGCGACGGGGGCGCGGATTCTCCGCAGCCATGCCGAACTGCTCGGCCTCAAACCCAACTTCACCATCCTTGATGCCGACGATCAGCTCCGCCTGATCAAGCAGCTCGAGGAAGCGCGGCGCATGGACGTCAAGAAGATGCCGCCGCGCCTCGTCTCCTCGATCGTCCAGCGCTGGAAGGATCGCGGACTGACGCCGGAGCAGGTGACGGAGGCGGAAGGTGCCGACGCGCTCGACGGCCTGGCCCTGCCGCTCTATGCCGAATATCAGGAGCGCCTGAGGACGCTGAATGCCACCGACTTCGGGGACCTGCTGCTGCACAACATTACCCTTTTTCGCCAGCATCCGGAGATCGCGCTGAAGTATCAGCGGCAGTTCCGCTACCTGCTCGTCGACGAATACCAGGACACCAACGTCGCCCAGTACCTGTGGCTGCGCGCGCTGGCGCAAGGGCACCGCAACCTCTGCTGCGTCGGCGACGACGATCAGTCGATCTATTCCTGGCGCGGCGCTGAGATCGACAACATCCTGCGCTTCGAGCGCGACTTTCCCGGCGCCCAGGTCATCCGCCTCGAATGCAACTACCGCTCGACACCCCATATCCTCGCCGCCGCGTCCGGGCTCATCACCCACAACCGCGGCCGGCTCGGCAAGACACTGTGGACGACCCAGGGCGAGGGCGAGAAGGTGCTCGTGCGCGGTGTCTGGGACGGCGAGGACGAGGCGCGCGTCGTTTGCGAGCACATCGAGGCTCTGCGGGCCGCTGGCGAGCCGCTGCGCAGCATGGCCGTGCTCGTGCGCGCCGGTTTCCAGACGCGTGAATTCGAGGAACGGCTGATCACTGTCGGCATCCCCTATCGGGTCATCGGTGGCGCGCGTTTTTACGAACGCCAGGAGATCCGCGACGCCATCGCCTATTTTCGCACCGTCGTCCAGCCAGATGACGACCTCGCCTTTGAGCGTATCGTCAATACCCCGAAGCGCGGTCTCGGTGTCGCCAGCCTGCGCAGCATTCACCTTCTGGCCCGCGATCTCGGCATCCCGCTGCTGGCCGCTGCCGCCCGGCTGATCGAGAGCGACGAGCTCAAGCCGCAAGCCCGCGGAACACTGGGCCGGCTGCTGGCCGACCTCGCGCGCTGGCGGGAGCAGATGGCCCGGACGCGGCACGCCGAACTGGCGCGCACGATCCTTGATGAGTCCGGCTATACCGCGATGTGGCAGGCCGACCGCAGTCCGGAAGCATCCGGGCGACTCGACAACCTCAAGGAACTGGTAGCGGCGCTCGTCGAGTTCGAAAGCCTCGCCGGCTTTCTCGAGCACGTCAGCCTGGTGATGGACAACGATGACGCGGCCGGTGATGACAAGGTCGCGCTGATGACCTTGCATGCCGCCAAGGGGCTCGAATTCGATACCGTCTTCCTGCCGGGCTGGGAGGAGGGCGTGTTTCCCAACCAGCGCTCGCTCGATGAAGGCGGAGCGGCCTCGCTCGAAGAAGAGCGCCGGCTCGCTTATGTCGGCCTCACCCGCGCCCGCAAGCGCGCGGTGGTCAGCTACGCCGCCAACCGCATGGTCTTCGGAACCTGGCAAAGCGCGCTCCCGTCACGCTTCGTCAGCGAGTTGCCGGCGGACCATGTCGAGGTATCGGCGCCCACCGGGCTGTTCGGCGCTTCCCGGTACGGCGGCAGGGATCGCGAATGGCTGGACGATCTGCCGTCCGTCGTTGCGAGCAGTGTCCGTGCAGGCGGCGGTGCGCGGCTTCGCCGGCCGCCGCTGATCGATGGTCTCGCCGCCCATCGCCCCTCGGCGCGTCCGGCGCCTGCCTGCCCGTTCGCCCCCGGTCAGCGAATATTTCATCAGAAATTCGGCTACGGCACGGTCCGCAGCGTCAACGGTGATCGCCTTGAGATCGATTTCGAAAAGGCTGGAACGAAGACCGTCATCCAGAGCTTCGTGCAAGCCGCGTAATTTTATCTGTGCCTGCGTGGCAGGACGCCGGCGCGACGTCGACGATCTCTCGGCAATAACTGAAAAACCAAAGAGGGGCCGCTTGCCCGGCAGAGAGCCGGACGAGGACGATTTCCAACGAATGTGCCGACGCGTTCGTGCCTGTGTTCGGCAAAAAATATCGCCAGCCCCTGCGAACAGCAAAGATGGCACTGCCCGCTCGGCGGTCGTATGGTGGACCAAAAGCAAAGAGATGGGGGATTTCCATGGATATCGGCTCGCTGCTGCCGCGCCATGCGCGTTATCGGGCGGAGCATCCCGCCCTGATCGTCGGTGGACACTCGCTCACCTACAAAGCGCTCAACGCGCGCGTTAATCGCTTGGCGCACGCCCTTCTGCGCGCCGGGCTCAAAAAGGGCGACAAATTTGCCACGGTTCTGCCTAACTGCCTCGAGTTAATGGCCGCCTACTGGGCGGCGGCGAAGACCGGCCTCGTCATCGTGCCGATGAGCCCGCTCCTTCAGGACGGTGGCCTCGCCTCGCTGCTCAAGGATTCCGATACGTCACTGGTGCTGGGGCATGTCTCGTTCGCCGCAACCTTCGAGCGCCTGCGCCCGCGACTGCCGCACATCGCTGCCGAACGCTGGATTCTTCTTGGCACCGACGCCACGCAACAGCCGGCGTTTTGCACTTACGAGGCCTTCATCGGCGATGCGCCGGACGATAATCCTCCCGATGCCGGCATCGTCGATGCGGACATGTTCAATATCATGTACTCCAGTGGCACCACCGGTCTGCCCAAGGGCATCATCCATTCCCACTATGTGCGGGCGATGTACTGCACGCTGTTCGCCCAGGCCTTTCGCATCTCGCCGGAGAGCGTCGTCCTGCACGCCGGCTCGATCGTCTTCAACGGTGCCATGGTCGACCTGATGCCGTGGATGTTCGTGGGTGGCACCTACGTGCTGCATGAGAGTTTCGATCCGGCGCGGGTCATCGCCGATACCCACCGCTACAAGGTCACCCATATCATCATGGTGCCGGCGCAGATCACCGCCGTGCTCGACCACCCGGACTACACGCCCGAGAAACTCGCCAGCCTCGAGATGCTGCACAACCTCGGCGCGCCGCTGCACGTTCGCGTCAAGCAACGGATCAATGCCGAGCTTCCTAACCGCTTCTACGAGCTTTACGGGCTGACCGAGGGGTTCATGACCATCCTCGACAAGCACGATGCGATTCGCAAGCTGGGCTCGGTCGGCTGCCCGCCGCCGTTCATGGAAATCCGTATCGAGCGCGAAGACGGCAGCGCGTGCGCCGCCGGCGAAGTGGGCGAGATCTGCGGGCGCAGCCCATGCATGATGCCGGGCTATTACAAGCGTCCGGACCTGAGCGCGGTGGCGATCCGCGACGGCTGGCTGCACACCGGCGACGCCGGCTATGTCGACGAGGAAGGCTATCTGTTCCTCGTCGATCGCATCAAGGACATGATCATCGTCGGTGGCGTCAACGTCTATCCGTTCGATGTCGAAAAGGTGATTGCGGGTCACCCGGCGGTTCGCGAGGTCGCGGTGTTCGGTGTCCAGGACGCGAAATGGGGAGAGGTCCCGATTGCCGCCGTTGCCCTGAAGCCGGGGGATCGGCCGGGGCGAGAAGAACTCGTCGCCTGGACGAACGCACGGGTCGACGCCAAGTTTCAGCGCATTCAGGACGTCGTGCTCTACGAGGAGTTCCCCCGTAACGTCGCTGGCAAGACGCTCAAGCGCGAGATGCGGGACGCCTACGCCAAGGCTCAGGTTTCGTAGGGGTGGTGGAGCATCCACCTGTATAGGTTGCGGTCGGCGTAGGCGGCGTTACACGTGCGCACGTGGGCGATTTCGCCGTCGCGGGCGCCGACGTGGTAGGGGCGGGCGACGACATTGCCGAACGGCGCCAGGCGCTCGACGACGTCCTTCGATCCGCGCGTCAGCTTTTCGATCTCGTCGTCCTCGGCATAGGCAACCCACGTCGGTGTGTGCCGGAGGCGCCCGACCTCGCTGATGTTTGTGCACCGCCCACACACCGAGGCGATTGCGGCAAACCGCTGAGGGTCGCGCAACGCCAGACAGAACGTGCCGATCCCGCCCATGCTGAACCCGGTGAGATAGAGCCGATGCGGGTCAGCCATGCCGCCATCGATGATCTGGCGGACCAGCGCCTCGACCGCGGCCAGAACGGATGCATCGCACCAATTTCTGCCGTGCGGGCATTGCGGCGCGACGACGACGAAGGGGAACGGGGTGTCGGTCAGCTTGCGATGTTCAAGCCGATGCTTCGGCAAGCCGCAGTCCGTCACTTTGTGCAGCCGGCGGCCGCCCTCGCCTTTCTGTCCACTGCCGTGAAGATAGATGATGAGCGGTGGATGCTCGTCGTGGCGGATGGACGCGGCATCGGCGGGAAACCACCAGCAGTTGAGGTCGAGGGTATATTCGATCATGCGACACCGAAGCCACCCGAAGGGGACGAGCGATCAGCCGGAAGACAGCGGGGCAAGCAATGCGCGAGCACTCACGGGCCGGACGGCGGGCGCGCGTGTCGCGGGTCAAGCAGCCAGTGGTAAAGGGCGGTTTCGGCGAACGCGGCGTCCGCGGTGCGGGGATGGGCGCCGATGTTGCCGGCCCGCCCGACGCAAAATGGCCGTTCGACCAGTCGTCCGAAGCGGGAGAGTCGCGCAACCACGTCCTTCGAGCCGCGCGTGAGCCGCTCGATCTCGTCGTCCTCGCCGTAGGCGATCCACATCGGCAGGTGGGCGAGTTCGGGCAACCGCTCCGGCTGGTCCTCGCACGCGCCACAGACCGAAACCAGCGCCGCGAACTGCAACGGGCGATCAAGGGCGATACAGAAGCTGCCGATACCGCCCATGCTGAAGCCGGCGAGGTAGAGGCGGGCGGGATCGGCCGCGCCTGTGGCAACCAGATGGTCGACCAGCGCGGCCACCGCGTCACGCATCTCGCGATCGCACCAATGGCGATCGGGCGGGCACTGTGGCGCGACGACGAGGAAGGGAAAGCCGGACTCGTTGGTCAGGCCGTTGGTCGTGCGCAGCTTCGGCAGTCCCCACGCGGCGACACGCGCGAGTTCGGGGCCGCCGCAGCCCCGCTCGCCGATGCCGTGTAGAAAGAGGATGAGCGGCGGCGGGCCCCCCGCGGATCCTCTATCCGGCGGAATCCACAGACCGGTTTTCCCGGCTTCGAAGCCGATCATCACCGCACGGTCCGAAGGAGCGCACGGAATGCGACGCGTGGCTTCATGCGCGGCAGGGGTCGAGGCGCCAGCGAGGCGCGGTGCCGCCGTTGATGAACGCCGAGCAGATCATATCGCACTCGGCGCGCGCCCAGTGCTCGGCGGGCGACGCCTCCGGTTCCTCCTGCGACAGGTAGTAGGCGCGGACGAGAATATTCTCGCGCAGCAGATCGACGAGGTCAGCGCGGCAGCCATGGTAGGCTTCCCATGATGGATCGGCCTCCGGCTGGGCGGCGAGGATCGTCGCCGTCGCGTTTTCAGTGGTTTCTTTTTCGACGAACGTCAGGTAGCCGAGCGCCGCGAGCGGCGCCCGCGAATATCCGGACGTGCAATGGACGTAAGTCTTGTGACCGGCACAGAGGAGATCCCGCAGGCTGCGGACGGCGTAAGGCAGGCTTCGCCGTTGCTCGCTGGCGTCGAAGTCGTACATCGGCGCGTTGACCATCGCAATCTGCCTGCGTTCGCCAAAGTCGCGGTGATCCGCGAAGTCGATGTTGTAGTGCGCCCGGCAAGCGTCACTTTGCAGTGACAACAGGGCCGTCGCGCCGGTCTGTTCGCGGATGTTTTCGATGTCGTCAACGGTCATCGGGCTGGAGCCGAGGACGAGATCGTCCCTGACTTCGCTCCAGCGAAGCGCCCACTCCCACATTTTCCAGGCTCCCCTCCTGTGCTTGTTGACGGTCATGGTGGCTCACGCCCGGGCGGATGTCCACCGCCACAAAATCGTCAGAAAGAGTTCAAGCAAGCTTCCGAAACTCGCGCACCTCGCTCGGCTAGCGTTTCGCGCCCGGCCAGTTGTGCTCACACATGCGCGATGCGCATCCCCGCGCGCGACCGGTCGCGGCTATCCGCGTTCTGGAGGAGGGGAATCAACGTGCTACATCTGAGACTTGCCGTTTTGCCCGCGGCGCTGCTAGCGTCGTCCATGGTTTTCGCGCCGATCACTGCCCGGGCGACCGGCGATGCACCGCTGCCATGTGTCGAAAGCAGTGATCCCATCGTCATCGCCCACCGCGGCGCCAGCGGCTATGTGCCCGAGCACACGCTGGGCGGTTACGCGCTCGCGATCGAGATGGGCGTCAATTATATCGAACCGGACCTGGTAATGACCAAGGATGGCGTGCTCGTCGCTCGCCACGAGAACGATATCTCGGGAACGACCGACGTCGCCGACCACCCCGAGTTCGCCTCCCGCAAGACGACCAAGACGATCGATGGCAACGCGATCCAAGGTTGGTTCACCGAAGACTTCACTCTTGCCGAACTGAAGACCTTGCGTGCCAAGGAACGCCTGCCGCAGGTCCGCCCGACCAACGAGCGATTCAACGGCGACTTTACAATTCCCACGTTTCAGGAAGTTCTCGACCTCGCCCGCGGCGTCAACTTCCGCTTCCAGCTTGAAGCCAGGGCGAAGGGCCTGACGCACCGCCGCTGCGTCGGCGTCTATCCCGAGACCAAGCATCCGACCTACTTCCAGAGCATCGGCCTGCCGATGGAAAAGCTGCTGGTCAAGACCATCAATCGGGCAGCGTTCTTCCGCGAGACGAAAAAGGTGTTCATCCAGTCCTTCGAGGTCGCCAACCTCAAGACCTTGCGCGGCCTGACCGACCTTCCGCTTATCCAGCTTATGGATTCGAGCGGGGCACCCTATGACTTCGTTGCCAATGGCGATACCCGCACCTACGCCGATCTTGCCACCCCGGCCGGCCTTGCCGAAATCGCCACCTACGCCAATGGCATCGGCGTGAACAAGTCGCTGATCATCCCGCGGGTGAACAACGCCCTCGGTGCGCCGACGACGATCATCGCCGATGCGCATGCCGTCGGCCTCGATGTTCACGCCTGGACGTTCCGCGCCGAAAACACCTTCCTGCCGGCGGATTTCCAGAGCAGCGCCGATCCTTTGGAGTTCGGCGATCTCGCTGGCGAAATCACCGCGTTCCTCGATCTCGGCCTCGACGGCTTCTTCACCGATCAGGGCGATATCGGCGTGCGTGCGCGCGACGCGTTCGTCAAATAGCCTCAAAACGTTTCCTTGTCTTTCGACCGCCGCCCCGGGACTGCCGGGGCGGCATTTTTTTGACCAATCCGCTCCGCGCAATTTGCCACGCTCGCTCCCGGCCGCGGTCTTGGCTAAAACTATGAAACGACTCACGGCAGAGGAGCCCTGGCGGATGGCAACGGCGCGCACCGGCGGGCGGCTGATCGTCGATGCCCTGCTGAATTTTGGCGTCGAGCGCATTTTCGGCGTTCCTGGCGAAAGTTACCTTGCGATTCTCGATGCGCTTTATGACGTGCGCGCGCGGATTGCCTTCATCACCTGCCGCCACGAGCACGGCGCGGCGATGATGGCGGAGGCCGACGGCAAGCTGA is a genomic window of Rhodospirillales bacterium containing:
- the phoB gene encoding phosphate regulon transcriptional regulator PhoB; translated protein: MLRYNFDREGFDVSMAGDGEEAMIAVEEHQPDLVLLDWMLPGTSGIAVCQRLRGKPETRALPIIILTARGEEGDRVRGLESGADDYVVKPFSPSELVARVRAVLRRTRPSLSEERLVCHDIIMDLATHRVSRRNKHIHLGPTEFRLLRLFMERPYRVFTREQLLDKAWGRDIHVELRTVDVHIRRLRKALGAHGDEDVIRTVRGTGYALDVDHGVN
- a CDS encoding UvrD-helicase domain-containing protein is translated as MDGDIPVSEARLCAPAAYLGLLNAGQAEAVQATEGPVLVLAGAGTGKTRVLTARLAHILATGRARPWQVLAVTFTNKAAREMRERVVGLLDCSVEGWWVGTFHATGARILRSHAELLGLKPNFTILDADDQLRLIKQLEEARRMDVKKMPPRLVSSIVQRWKDRGLTPEQVTEAEGADALDGLALPLYAEYQERLRTLNATDFGDLLLHNITLFRQHPEIALKYQRQFRYLLVDEYQDTNVAQYLWLRALAQGHRNLCCVGDDDQSIYSWRGAEIDNILRFERDFPGAQVIRLECNYRSTPHILAAASGLITHNRGRLGKTLWTTQGEGEKVLVRGVWDGEDEARVVCEHIEALRAAGEPLRSMAVLVRAGFQTREFEERLITVGIPYRVIGGARFYERQEIRDAIAYFRTVVQPDDDLAFERIVNTPKRGLGVASLRSIHLLARDLGIPLLAAAARLIESDELKPQARGTLGRLLADLARWREQMARTRHAELARTILDESGYTAMWQADRSPEASGRLDNLKELVAALVEFESLAGFLEHVSLVMDNDDAAGDDKVALMTLHAAKGLEFDTVFLPGWEEGVFPNQRSLDEGGAASLEEERRLAYVGLTRARKRAVVSYAANRMVFGTWQSALPSRFVSELPADHVEVSAPTGLFGASRYGGRDREWLDDLPSVVASSVRAGGGARLRRPPLIDGLAAHRPSARPAPACPFAPGQRIFHQKFGYGTVRSVNGDRLEIDFEKAGTKTVIQSFVQAA
- a CDS encoding AMP-binding protein, with translation MDIGSLLPRHARYRAEHPALIVGGHSLTYKALNARVNRLAHALLRAGLKKGDKFATVLPNCLELMAAYWAAAKTGLVIVPMSPLLQDGGLASLLKDSDTSLVLGHVSFAATFERLRPRLPHIAAERWILLGTDATQQPAFCTYEAFIGDAPDDNPPDAGIVDADMFNIMYSSGTTGLPKGIIHSHYVRAMYCTLFAQAFRISPESVVLHAGSIVFNGAMVDLMPWMFVGGTYVLHESFDPARVIADTHRYKVTHIIMVPAQITAVLDHPDYTPEKLASLEMLHNLGAPLHVRVKQRINAELPNRFYELYGLTEGFMTILDKHDAIRKLGSVGCPPPFMEIRIEREDGSACAAGEVGEICGRSPCMMPGYYKRPDLSAVAIRDGWLHTGDAGYVDEEGYLFLVDRIKDMIIVGGVNVYPFDVEKVIAGHPAVREVAVFGVQDAKWGEVPIAAVALKPGDRPGREELVAWTNARVDAKFQRIQDVVLYEEFPRNVAGKTLKREMRDAYAKAQVS
- a CDS encoding prolyl oligopeptidase family serine peptidase, which produces MIEYTLDLNCWWFPADAASIRHDEHPPLIIYLHGSGQKGEGGRRLHKVTDCGLPKHRLEHRKLTDTPFPFVVVAPQCPHGRNWCDASVLAAVEALVRQIIDGGMADPHRLYLTGFSMGGIGTFCLALRDPQRFAAIASVCGRCTNISEVGRLRHTPTWVAYAEDDEIEKLTRGSKDVVERLAPFGNVVARPYHVGARDGEIAHVRTCNAAYADRNLYRWMLHHPYET
- a CDS encoding prolyl oligopeptidase family serine peptidase, which translates into the protein MIGFEAGKTGLWIPPDRGSAGGPPPLILFLHGIGERGCGGPELARVAAWGLPKLRTTNGLTNESGFPFLVVAPQCPPDRHWCDREMRDAVAALVDHLVATGAADPARLYLAGFSMGGIGSFCIALDRPLQFAALVSVCGACEDQPERLPELAHLPMWIAYGEDDEIERLTRGSKDVVARLSRFGRLVERPFCVGRAGNIGAHPRTADAAFAETALYHWLLDPRHARPPSGP
- a CDS encoding dual specificity protein phosphatase family protein encodes the protein MWEWALRWSEVRDDLVLGSSPMTVDDIENIREQTGATALLSLQSDACRAHYNIDFADHRDFGERRQIAMVNAPMYDFDASEQRRSLPYAVRSLRDLLCAGHKTYVHCTSGYSRAPLAALGYLTFVEKETTENATATILAAQPEADPSWEAYHGCRADLVDLLRENILVRAYYLSQEEPEASPAEHWARAECDMICSAFINGGTAPRWRLDPCRA
- a CDS encoding glycerophosphodiester phosphodiesterase — encoded protein: MRIPARDRSRLSAFWRRGINVLHLRLAVLPAALLASSMVFAPITARATGDAPLPCVESSDPIVIAHRGASGYVPEHTLGGYALAIEMGVNYIEPDLVMTKDGVLVARHENDISGTTDVADHPEFASRKTTKTIDGNAIQGWFTEDFTLAELKTLRAKERLPQVRPTNERFNGDFTIPTFQEVLDLARGVNFRFQLEARAKGLTHRRCVGVYPETKHPTYFQSIGLPMEKLLVKTINRAAFFRETKKVFIQSFEVANLKTLRGLTDLPLIQLMDSSGAPYDFVANGDTRTYADLATPAGLAEIATYANGIGVNKSLIIPRVNNALGAPTTIIADAHAVGLDVHAWTFRAENTFLPADFQSSADPLEFGDLAGEITAFLDLGLDGFFTDQGDIGVRARDAFVK